A DNA window from Drosophila pseudoobscura strain MV-25-SWS-2005 chromosome 2, UCI_Dpse_MV25, whole genome shotgun sequence contains the following coding sequences:
- the LOC26532410 gene encoding uncharacterized protein — translation MHPLKLALTLNAPSKHMRRTREAERGAVEYDWDMYSRGVSRTPGSRLLAKVMPLNCNSFRFVLRCLAIYLVLPIPEPSPFYPLDYGSHPPPSWVSVCLCLCLMQSSSVVPFNLRRVLDTNAAQKTTKKQKQKEPELKFYAETEAYIERDAEISRDGARRCTLHKGKKAKA, via the exons ATGCATCCATTAAAGTTAGCGTTAACGTTA AATGCACCCAGCAAACATATGCGTCGCACACGAGAAGCGGAAAGGGGAGCGGTGGAGTACGACTGGGATATGTACTCGAGAGGAGTCTCCAGGACTCCAGGCTCCAGGCTCCTGGCAAAGGTTATGCCATTAAATTGCAATTCCTTTCGATTTGTGCTGCGTTGCCTGGCCATTTATCTCGTCCTTCCCATTCCAGAGCCATCCCCATTTTATCCTCTGGACTATGGATCCCATCCTCCTCCCTCCTGGGTGTCTGTGTGCTTGTGCCTGTGCCTTATGCAATCTTCCAGCGTTGTACCCTTTAATCTGCGTCGTGTACTTGACACAAATGCcgcacaaaaaacaacaaaaaaacagaagcagaaggagccGGAGCTAAAGTTTTATGCAGAAACTGAGGCATACATAGAAAGAGATGCAGAGATATCTAGAGATGGGGCAAGGCGCTGCACTTTGCATAAAGgtaaaaaggcaaaagcatGA
- the LOC4802393 gene encoding uncharacterized protein gives MSSDADMTDGDYVVSMSVSVSQTTLKNAPNESGEQTVVPPESNLSSKASTVLPQDSAQPGEQSDEPEDSTEESFGDIEREASGISLNEWGKESEENMTTASMSCSSFSSCESYHTIRKMILRRDPHTSNMSLDSGSSLPQINSCDQLMHQRECRVVGGKDSSHDSMLVVMEPKPNFTQHSCMDISVKEGDIGMEEVYHKFVAWFKRPEIDVAFKVFNEVDQDADGYIALTDLKRGLEKLSVPQTHREAKSIMAQVAGPRCSAVHFSHFLLIYASLLNRLQLDKWPTRDAETDRFSRVDEVDVSQVGVHGARRYFEAKISLEGERLKPLSLMCTQPVARPSSLSSVATSRDMGDGTASGLKKLNEKKE, from the coding sequence ATGTCGTCGGACGCAGATATGACTGACGGTGATTATGTCGTGTCgatgagtgtgagtgtgagccAGACGACGCTCAAAAATGCGCCCAATGAGTCAGGAGAGCAGACCGTCGTCCCACCGGAGTCCAATCTATCATCCAAGGCATCAACGGTGCTGCCACAGGATTCTGCGCAGCCAGGCGAACAATCGGACGAGCCAGAGGACTCGACAGAGGAGTCTTTCGGTGATATAGAGCGAGAGGCATCAGGGATATCGCTCAACGAGTGGGGCAAGGAGTCGGAGGAGAATATGACCACTGCGAGCATGTCATGCTCATCCTTTTCCTCTTGCGAGTCGTACCATACCATTCGAAAGATGATCCTTCGGCGCGATCCTCATACTTCCAACATGAGCTTGGACAGTGGTAGCAGTCTGCCGCAGATCAACTCCTGCGACCAGTTGATGCATCAAAGAGAATGTAGGGTAGTGGGTGGCAAGGACTCGTCTCACGACTCAATGCTCGTGGTTATGGAACCAAAACCAAACTTCACGCAACACAGCTGCATGGACATCAGCGTCAAGGAGGGGGACATAGGCATGGAAGAGGTATACCACAAGTTTGTTGCCTGGTTCAAGCGCCCCGAGATCGATGTGGCTTTCAAGGTATTCAACGAAGTCGACCAGGATGCCGACGGCTACATTGCCCTCACCGACCTGAAACGGGGTCTAGAAAAGCTCTCAGTGCCGCAGACACACCGGGAGGCCAAGAGCATCATGGCCCAAGTAGCTGGGCCACGCTGCAGTGCCGTGCACTTTAGCCATTTCCTACTAATATACGCCTCACTCCTCAACCGCCTGCAGCTGGACAAGTGGCCCACCAGAGATGCCGAAACCGATCGCTTCAGCCGCGTGGACGAAGTGGATGTCTCGCAGGTGGGCGTTCATGGGGCCAGACGTTACTTCGAGGCCAAAATATCCCTCGAGGGGGAGCGCCTCAAGCCGCTCTCCTTGATGTGCACCCAGCCTGTGGCACGACCTTCGTCCCTTTCCTCTGTAGCCACGAGTCGTGACATGGGCGATGGCACTGCTTCCGGCTTAAAAAAGCTCAATGAAAAGAAGGaataa